One genomic segment of Bradyrhizobium diazoefficiens includes these proteins:
- a CDS encoding formate dehydrogenase subunit gamma: protein MTTLHEPCYEPCYEPWDETHGAEIIAEHAKQEGGTLVILHALQEAFGYVPEAAIPMVAQALNLSRAEVHGVFTFYHDFRHKPAGRHVLKLCRAEACQAAGGDALAARAESKLGVSLGNTTPDDRVTLEPIYCLGLCATAPSAMLDGRLIGRLNEKRLDALLAEAQR from the coding sequence ATGACAACGCTTCACGAGCCTTGCTACGAGCCTTGTTACGAGCCTTGGGACGAAACGCACGGCGCCGAGATCATCGCCGAACATGCAAAGCAAGAAGGCGGGACGCTCGTCATCTTGCACGCGCTGCAGGAGGCATTCGGCTACGTGCCGGAGGCCGCCATTCCCATGGTGGCGCAGGCGCTCAATCTGTCGCGCGCCGAGGTGCACGGTGTGTTCACCTTCTACCATGATTTCCGCCACAAGCCGGCTGGCCGGCACGTGCTGAAGCTGTGCCGCGCCGAGGCCTGCCAGGCCGCGGGCGGCGATGCGCTGGCTGCGCGTGCCGAGTCGAAGCTTGGCGTCTCTCTTGGCAACACGACGCCCGATGATCGCGTCACGTTGGAGCCGATCTACTGCCTCGGCCTGTGCGCGACCGCGCCGTCCGCGATGCTCGACGGCCGCCTGATTGGCCGGCTCAATGAGAAGCGTCTCGATGCACTGCTTGCGGAGGCGCAGCGATGA
- a CDS encoding formate dehydrogenase beta subunit, with protein sequence MSMRLFVSRDAGAIAVGADEVALALEQAAAKRGVAVEIVRTGSRGMYWLEPLVEVATPQGRIAFGPVTETDVPSLLDALASNTPHLLRLGATDEIPWLKRQTRLTFARCGVIDPRSLDDYRAHGGYKGFERALSLGPDATLNDVTASGLRGRGGAGFPTGIKWKTVAQAKADRKFIVCNADEGDSGTFADRMIMEGDPFLVIEGMTIAGITVGATKGYVYIRSEYPHAVEAMNAAIVAARRGGYLGDRIGGSTSSFDMEVRVGAGAYVCGEETALLESLEGRRGLVRAKPPLPAHHGLFGKPTVINNVLSFAAIPFILAEGAKAYADFGMGRSRGTMPIQLAGNIRHGGLFETAFGVTLGELVDDIGGGTLTGRPVRAVQVGGPLGAYFPRALFDTPFDYEAFAARDGLIGHGGIVVFDDSVDMRRQARFAMEFCAVESCGKCTPCRIGSTRGVETIEKIMRGERVAENLALVEDLCNTMKFGSLCALGGFTPYPVLSALKHFREDFAPIPTTLQAAE encoded by the coding sequence ATGAGCATGCGTCTCTTCGTCTCGCGCGATGCGGGTGCCATCGCCGTCGGCGCCGATGAGGTCGCGCTGGCGCTGGAACAGGCCGCCGCCAAGCGCGGCGTCGCCGTCGAGATCGTCAGGACCGGCTCGCGCGGAATGTACTGGCTGGAGCCGCTGGTCGAGGTCGCAACGCCGCAGGGTCGGATCGCCTTCGGCCCGGTCACCGAGACCGACGTACCCTCCCTGCTTGACGCGCTCGCCAGCAACACACCGCATCTGCTGCGGCTCGGCGCGACCGACGAGATCCCCTGGCTGAAGCGCCAGACCCGCCTCACCTTCGCCCGCTGCGGCGTGATCGATCCGCGTTCGCTCGACGACTACCGCGCCCATGGCGGCTACAAGGGTTTTGAGCGCGCACTCTCGCTCGGACCTGATGCGACCTTGAACGACGTCACGGCGTCCGGCCTGCGCGGCCGCGGCGGCGCGGGCTTTCCGACCGGCATCAAGTGGAAGACCGTCGCGCAGGCAAAAGCGGACCGCAAGTTCATCGTCTGCAACGCCGACGAAGGCGACAGCGGCACCTTCGCCGACCGCATGATCATGGAAGGCGATCCATTCCTCGTCATCGAGGGCATGACCATCGCCGGCATCACCGTTGGCGCCACTAAAGGCTACGTCTACATCCGCAGCGAATATCCGCATGCGGTCGAGGCGATGAACGCCGCCATCGTGGCGGCCAGGCGCGGCGGCTATCTCGGCGACAGGATCGGCGGCTCCACCAGCAGCTTCGACATGGAAGTGCGCGTCGGCGCCGGCGCCTATGTCTGCGGCGAGGAGACCGCGCTGCTGGAGAGCCTCGAAGGCCGCCGCGGCCTCGTGCGCGCAAAACCACCGCTGCCGGCGCATCACGGCCTGTTCGGCAAGCCGACCGTCATCAACAACGTGCTGTCGTTCGCGGCGATCCCCTTCATCCTCGCCGAAGGCGCCAAGGCCTATGCCGATTTCGGCATGGGCCGCTCGCGCGGCACGATGCCGATCCAGCTCGCCGGCAACATCCGCCACGGCGGGCTGTTCGAGACCGCGTTCGGCGTGACGCTCGGCGAGCTCGTCGACGACATCGGCGGCGGCACGTTGACGGGACGCCCGGTCCGCGCGGTGCAGGTCGGCGGCCCGCTCGGCGCCTATTTCCCCCGCGCGCTGTTCGACACCCCGTTCGATTACGAGGCGTTCGCGGCGCGCGACGGCCTGATCGGTCATGGCGGCATCGTCGTGTTCGACGACAGCGTCGACATGCGCAGGCAAGCGCGGTTTGCGATGGAATTCTGCGCCGTCGAATCCTGCGGCAAGTGCACGCCGTGCCGGATCGGCTCGACCCGCGGCGTCGAGACCATCGAGAAGATCATGCGCGGCGAGCGCGTGGCCGAAAACCTCGCGCTGGTCGAAGACCTCTGCAACACCATGAAATTCGGCTCGCTCTGCGCGCTCGGCGGCTTCACGCCCTACCCGGTGCTCAGCGCATTGAAGCACTTCCGGGAGGATTTCGCACCCATCCCGACCACGCTTCAAGCCGCGGAATAG
- the fdhF gene encoding formate dehydrogenase subunit alpha, protein MSLIEEIDFGTPASKSETMVTLTIDGKEVMVPEGTSIMRAAMEAGHQIPKLCATDMVDAFGSCRLCVVEIEGRAGTPASCTTPVMNGLVVHTQSERLKQLRKGVMELYISDHPLDCLTCGANGDCELQDMAGAVGLREVRYGYEGENHVFAKSNGEVNPAWMPKDESNPYFTYDPSKCIVCSRCVRACEEVQGTFALTISGRGFGSRISPGMSESFLGSECVSCGACVQACPTATLTEKSVIEIGQPEHSVVTTCAYCGVGCAFKAEMRGEEVVRMVPYKDGKANRGHSCVKGRFAWGYTNHKERILKPMIRERIEDPWREVPWDEAFSFAAARMRGIQKKYGRDAIGGITSSRCTNEETYLVQKLIRAGFGNNNVDTCARVCHSPTGYGLATTFGTSAGTQDFDSVEDTDVVVIIGANPASAHPVFASRLKKRLRQGAKLIVIDPRRTEMVESPHVKALHLPLMPGTNVAVMTGIAHVIVTEGLVNEAFVRERCDWAEFEEWAAFVAQPNNSPEATAILTGVDPKDLREAARIYATGGNGAIYYGLGVTEHSQGSTTVIAIANLAMATGNIGRPGVGVNPLRGQNNVQGSCDMGSFPHELPGYRHISGDAVRDQFEALWNVKLNPEPGLRIPNMFDAAVEGTFMGLYVQGEDILQSDPNTKHVVAALSAMECVIVHDLFLNETANYAHVFLPGSSFLEKDGTFTNAERRIQRVRKVMSPKNGMADWEVTIGLARAMGFEMNYSHPSEIMDEIAALTPTFAGVSYAKLDELGSVQWPCNEKAPEGTPVMHIDGFVRGKGKFVVTEYVATDERTGPRYPLLLTTGRILSQYNVGAQTRRTDNVVWHAEDRLEIHPHDAEQRGVRDGDWVRLKSRAGETTLRAEITDRVAPGVVYTTFHHPDTQANVITTDYSDWATNCPEYKVTAVQVSPSNGPSDWQKAYDAQARHSRRIAPAEAAE, encoded by the coding sequence ATGTCTCTGATCGAAGAAATCGACTTCGGCACGCCGGCTTCCAAATCGGAAACGATGGTGACGCTGACCATCGACGGCAAAGAGGTCATGGTGCCGGAGGGCACGTCGATCATGCGCGCCGCGATGGAGGCAGGCCACCAGATCCCGAAGCTGTGCGCGACCGACATGGTCGACGCCTTCGGCTCCTGCCGGCTCTGCGTCGTCGAGATCGAGGGCCGCGCCGGTACGCCGGCGTCCTGCACCACGCCTGTCATGAACGGCCTTGTCGTGCACACCCAGAGCGAACGGCTGAAGCAGCTGCGCAAGGGCGTGATGGAGCTCTACATCTCCGACCATCCGCTCGACTGCCTCACCTGCGGCGCCAACGGCGATTGCGAATTGCAGGACATGGCCGGTGCGGTGGGCCTGCGCGAGGTGCGCTACGGCTATGAGGGCGAGAATCACGTCTTTGCAAAATCGAATGGCGAGGTGAACCCCGCCTGGATGCCAAAGGACGAGTCCAATCCCTATTTCACCTATGATCCGTCCAAGTGCATCGTCTGCTCGCGCTGCGTCCGCGCCTGCGAGGAGGTGCAAGGCACCTTCGCGCTGACCATCTCCGGCCGCGGCTTCGGCAGCCGCATCTCGCCGGGCATGAGCGAGAGTTTTCTGGGCTCCGAATGCGTCTCCTGCGGCGCCTGCGTGCAGGCCTGCCCGACCGCGACGCTGACGGAAAAGTCGGTGATCGAGATCGGTCAGCCCGAGCACTCGGTCGTCACCACCTGCGCCTATTGCGGCGTCGGTTGCGCCTTCAAGGCCGAGATGCGCGGCGAGGAAGTGGTGCGCATGGTGCCGTACAAGGACGGCAAGGCCAATCGCGGCCATTCCTGCGTCAAGGGGCGCTTCGCCTGGGGCTACACCAACCACAAGGAACGCATTCTTAAACCCATGATCCGCGAGCGGATCGAGGATCCCTGGCGCGAAGTGCCCTGGGACGAGGCGTTCTCGTTTGCCGCCGCCAGGATGCGCGGCATCCAGAAGAAGTACGGCCGCGACGCCATCGGCGGCATCACCTCGTCCCGCTGCACCAATGAAGAGACCTATCTGGTGCAGAAGCTGATCCGCGCCGGCTTCGGCAACAACAATGTCGACACCTGCGCCCGCGTCTGCCACTCGCCGACCGGCTATGGCCTCGCTACCACCTTCGGCACCTCGGCGGGCACGCAGGATTTCGACTCGGTCGAGGACACCGACGTCGTCGTGATCATCGGTGCCAACCCGGCCTCCGCCCACCCGGTGTTCGCCTCGCGGCTGAAGAAGCGGCTGCGGCAGGGTGCAAAACTGATCGTGATCGATCCGCGCCGCACCGAGATGGTGGAATCGCCGCATGTGAAGGCGCTGCACCTGCCGCTGATGCCCGGCACCAACGTCGCGGTGATGACCGGGATCGCGCATGTCATCGTCACCGAAGGCCTCGTCAACGAAGCCTTTGTACGCGAGCGCTGCGACTGGGCCGAGTTCGAGGAATGGGCCGCCTTCGTCGCCCAGCCGAACAACAGCCCGGAAGCGACCGCCATCCTCACCGGCGTCGACCCGAAGGATCTGCGCGAGGCGGCCCGCATCTACGCCACCGGCGGCAATGGCGCAATCTATTACGGCCTGGGCGTCACCGAGCATAGCCAGGGCTCGACCACGGTGATCGCGATCGCGAACCTTGCGATGGCAACCGGCAATATCGGCCGCCCCGGCGTCGGCGTGAACCCGCTGCGGGGCCAGAACAACGTGCAGGGCTCCTGCGACATGGGCTCGTTCCCGCATGAACTGCCCGGTTACCGTCACATCTCGGGCGACGCCGTGCGCGACCAGTTCGAGGCGCTCTGGAACGTCAAGCTCAACCCGGAGCCGGGCCTGCGCATTCCCAACATGTTCGACGCCGCGGTCGAAGGCACGTTCATGGGCCTCTACGTGCAGGGCGAGGACATCCTGCAGTCCGACCCCAACACCAAGCACGTGGTGGCGGCGCTGTCGGCGATGGAATGCGTCATCGTCCACGACCTGTTCCTGAATGAGACCGCCAACTACGCCCACGTCTTCCTGCCCGGCTCCAGCTTCCTCGAGAAGGACGGCACCTTCACCAATGCCGAGCGCCGCATCCAGCGCGTGCGCAAGGTGATGTCGCCGAAGAACGGCATGGCCGACTGGGAGGTCACCATCGGCCTCGCCCGGGCGATGGGCTTCGAGATGAACTACAGCCACCCGTCCGAGATCATGGACGAGATCGCGGCGCTGACCCCGACCTTTGCCGGCGTCTCCTACGCCAAGCTCGACGAGCTCGGCTCGGTGCAGTGGCCCTGCAACGAGAAGGCGCCGGAGGGCACGCCGGTGATGCATATCGACGGCTTCGTGCGCGGCAAGGGCAAGTTCGTCGTCACAGAATACGTCGCGACCGACGAACGCACCGGCCCGCGCTATCCGCTGCTGCTGACCACGGGCCGCATCCTCAGCCAGTACAATGTCGGCGCGCAGACGCGGCGCACCGACAACGTGGTCTGGCATGCCGAGGACCGGCTCGAGATCCATCCACACGATGCCGAGCAGCGCGGCGTGCGCGACGGCGACTGGGTGCGGCTGAAGAGCCGCGCCGGCGAGACCACGCTGCGCGCGGAGATCACCGACCGCGTCGCGCCGGGCGTCGTCTACACCACCTTCCACCACCCCGATACGCAGGCCAACGTCATCACCACGGACTATTCGGACTGGGCGACCAACTGCCCCGAATACAAGGTCACGGCGGTGCAGGTGTCCCCGTCGAACGGCCCGTCCGACTGGCAGAAGGCCTATGACGCGCAGGCGCGGCACTCCCGCCGCATCGCGCCCGCCGAGGCCGCGGAGTAA
- the fdhD gene encoding formate dehydrogenase accessory sulfurtransferase FdhD: MHVPVQAIDREIWRDGAASEGARLIPEETPLALTYNGGTYAVMMGTPQNLEDFAVGFSLDEGIIKSVDDIKSLDVVRLDDGIELRMWLASDEAARISERRRHIAGPTGCGICGIDSIAEAVRPAAVVPRGTSFTPQQIMAAMQAIAPLQAINMQTRAVHAAAFWSPANGLAALREDVGRHNALDKLAGALARSRTDASAGMVLLTSRVSVEMVQKTAAIGAPVMVAVSAPTALAVRTATAAGITLIAIARSDGFEVFTHQARVTALRAQEIIDVVA, translated from the coding sequence ATGCACGTGCCGGTCCAGGCCATCGACCGCGAGATCTGGCGCGACGGTGCCGCGTCCGAGGGGGCACGGCTGATCCCGGAGGAGACGCCGCTGGCGCTGACCTACAATGGCGGCACCTACGCCGTCATGATGGGCACGCCGCAGAACCTCGAGGATTTCGCCGTCGGCTTCAGCCTTGACGAAGGCATCATCAAATCGGTCGACGACATCAAGTCGCTCGACGTGGTCCGGCTCGACGACGGCATCGAGCTGCGGATGTGGCTCGCCTCGGACGAGGCCGCGCGCATCAGCGAGCGCCGCCGCCATATCGCCGGCCCGACCGGCTGCGGCATCTGCGGCATCGATTCCATTGCCGAAGCGGTGCGCCCCGCCGCCGTCGTGCCACGGGGGACCAGCTTCACGCCACAGCAGATCATGGCCGCGATGCAGGCGATCGCGCCCCTGCAAGCGATCAACATGCAGACCCGTGCGGTCCACGCCGCGGCGTTCTGGTCGCCGGCGAACGGCCTTGCGGCCCTACGTGAGGACGTCGGCCGTCACAACGCGCTCGACAAGCTCGCTGGCGCCCTGGCGCGCAGCCGGACGGACGCAAGCGCCGGCATGGTGCTGCTGACGAGCCGCGTCTCGGTCGAGATGGTGCAGAAGACGGCCGCGATCGGCGCGCCGGTGATGGTTGCCGTCTCCGCCCCGACCGCGCTCGCGGTCCGCACCGCCACTGCTGCCGGCATCACGCTGATCGCGATTGCCCGCAGCGACGGGTTTGAAGTGTTCACGCACCAGGCCCGCGTCACGGCTCTTCGTGCCCAGGAGATCATCGATGTCGTCGCCTGA
- a CDS encoding formate dehydrogenase subunit delta encodes MSSPDRLVYMANQIGTFFRSQGHDKAVPGIAEHIKKFWDPRMKRAIFAHLDAGGAGLEPDVREALTSLKQATTLAAAP; translated from the coding sequence ATGTCGTCGCCTGACCGCCTCGTCTACATGGCCAACCAGATCGGCACGTTCTTCCGCAGCCAGGGCCACGACAAGGCCGTGCCGGGGATTGCCGAGCACATCAAGAAGTTCTGGGATCCCCGGATGAAGCGCGCGATCTTCGCCCATCTCGATGCCGGCGGCGCGGGCCTCGAGCCTGACGTCCGTGAGGCCCTCACCTCGCTGAAGCAGGCGACGACCCTTGCAGCAGCGCCGTAA
- a CDS encoding bifunctional [glutamine synthetase] adenylyltransferase/[glutamine synthetase]-adenylyl-L-tyrosine phosphorylase produces MNHSAPGNADKHGASLAARFAEAPHIAASATDERRIESWLAELEPAQSARIEGLLSHPFARNILAGIAEFSPYLFDLVRTDAPRLIRLLECDPDAYLPTLIAEAWGAVLAAGDEAEVMRLLRRMKAEAALLTALCDIGGVWPVMRVTAALTDVAVSSVQAALQYLLRQEAARGKLSPPNPEAPEEGCGLIVLAMGKMGAGELNYSSDIDLIVFFDPDATTLAPDIEPQPFFVRVTQGMARILQQRTYDGYVFRVDLRLRPDPSSTQVAISRDAALNYYEREGRTWERAAMIKARACAGDAKAGEALLAEIAPFVWRKHLDFAALADVHDMKRQMQTYRGQSEIAVEGHNVKVGRGGIREIEFFAQTQQLIAGGRHPELRVRPTLAALDILASSNWITFAARDELTAAYEFLRRVEHRLQMIADEQTHTLPEDKDAVERFAWFFGYPDREAFARDLLRQLKIVQGHYEKLFEGDDPTGTAKLPALDYSAGPNDPRLLQYLTTLGFKKPAALAQTVRDWITGDYRVFRNDQTRGAFLDFVPALIDGLARAEEPDRAVVAFDHFLGALQRGGRLITLLGQNRDLVALVALVLGAAPRLGEMLARQPQLMDGLIDPRFFGAMPDRQELSGRLAATVQDAGSYEEFLDRLRLFGQESLFLIGTRILSGTVSAQQASTAFADVAEGIVHTVHGLVADRFAAQHGRIRDQQTAIIAMGRLGSREMTASSDLDLILLYDFDSDEPDSDGPKSLQGAHYFARFTQRLISAFTTRTNYGVLYEIDMRLRPSGRAGPVASSLTSFADYQANEAWTWEHMALTRARVVSASSEFRERIERVIRDVLTRRRDRVIIANDVADMRHAIAQEKGESDHWDLKYAAGGMIDIDFIAQYLQLVHAHDKPGILDVSTMQVLENACRLGVLSQSETEVLRAAARLYHDLTQILRLCVSDRFNPETAGTDLQRVMARAGDAPDFSALEARVKETQGEVRRVFTALLQGSSPASAR; encoded by the coding sequence ATGAACCACTCCGCGCCGGGAAACGCGGACAAGCATGGAGCGAGTCTCGCCGCGCGCTTCGCGGAAGCTCCCCATATTGCCGCTTCCGCAACTGACGAACGACGTATCGAGAGCTGGCTGGCCGAGCTTGAGCCGGCACAATCGGCCCGTATCGAGGGCTTGCTGAGCCATCCCTTCGCGCGGAACATCCTGGCCGGCATCGCGGAATTCTCGCCCTATCTGTTCGATCTGGTGCGCACTGACGCGCCGCGTCTGATCCGCCTGCTCGAGTGCGATCCGGACGCGTATCTTCCCACGCTGATCGCAGAGGCGTGGGGCGCGGTGCTCGCGGCGGGCGACGAAGCCGAGGTGATGCGTCTGCTCCGCCGCATGAAGGCGGAGGCCGCGCTGCTGACTGCGCTGTGCGACATCGGGGGGGTCTGGCCGGTGATGCGGGTGACGGCGGCGCTGACCGATGTTGCGGTGTCCTCGGTGCAGGCGGCGCTCCAGTACCTGCTGCGGCAGGAAGCCGCACGTGGCAAGCTCTCGCCGCCCAATCCGGAGGCTCCCGAGGAAGGCTGCGGCCTGATCGTGCTCGCGATGGGCAAGATGGGCGCGGGCGAGCTGAACTATTCCAGCGACATCGATCTCATCGTGTTCTTCGACCCTGATGCCACAACGCTCGCGCCCGATATCGAGCCGCAGCCGTTCTTCGTCCGCGTGACGCAGGGCATGGCGCGCATCCTTCAACAGCGCACCTATGATGGCTATGTGTTCCGCGTCGATCTGCGCCTGCGTCCGGATCCGTCCTCGACGCAGGTGGCGATCTCGCGCGACGCCGCGCTGAACTACTACGAGCGGGAAGGGCGCACCTGGGAGCGCGCCGCAATGATCAAGGCGCGCGCCTGTGCCGGCGATGCCAAAGCAGGCGAAGCGCTGCTGGCCGAAATCGCGCCGTTCGTCTGGCGCAAGCATCTCGACTTTGCCGCGCTCGCCGACGTCCACGACATGAAGCGGCAGATGCAGACCTATCGCGGCCAGAGCGAGATCGCGGTCGAGGGGCACAATGTCAAGGTCGGCCGCGGCGGCATCCGCGAGATCGAGTTTTTCGCGCAGACGCAGCAGCTGATCGCGGGCGGCCGCCATCCCGAATTGCGGGTGCGGCCGACGCTCGCCGCGCTCGACATTCTCGCCTCCAGCAATTGGATCACCTTCGCCGCGCGCGACGAACTCACCGCCGCCTACGAGTTCCTGCGCCGCGTCGAGCATCGTCTTCAGATGATCGCCGACGAGCAGACCCACACGCTGCCCGAGGACAAGGACGCGGTCGAGCGCTTCGCCTGGTTCTTCGGCTATCCGGATCGTGAGGCCTTCGCGCGAGATCTGTTGCGCCAACTCAAGATCGTGCAAGGTCATTATGAAAAATTGTTCGAGGGCGACGATCCGACCGGCACGGCCAAGCTGCCCGCGCTCGACTACAGCGCGGGCCCCAACGATCCGCGCCTGCTGCAATATCTGACCACGCTCGGCTTCAAGAAGCCGGCCGCGCTCGCGCAGACCGTGCGCGATTGGATCACCGGCGACTATCGCGTGTTCCGGAACGACCAGACGCGCGGCGCCTTCCTCGATTTCGTGCCAGCCCTGATCGATGGTCTCGCCCGTGCCGAGGAGCCGGATCGCGCCGTCGTTGCGTTCGACCATTTCCTTGGGGCGCTCCAGCGCGGCGGGCGGCTGATCACGCTGCTCGGGCAGAACCGCGATCTGGTCGCGCTGGTGGCGCTGGTGCTGGGCGCCGCGCCGCGGCTCGGCGAGATGCTGGCGCGGCAGCCGCAGCTCATGGACGGACTGATCGATCCGCGCTTCTTCGGCGCCATGCCGGACAGGCAGGAATTGTCGGGGCGCCTGGCGGCGACCGTGCAGGACGCCGGTTCATACGAGGAATTCCTCGATCGCCTGCGCCTGTTCGGACAGGAGAGCCTGTTCCTGATCGGCACGCGCATCCTGTCCGGTACCGTCTCGGCGCAGCAGGCGAGCACCGCCTTCGCCGACGTCGCCGAAGGCATCGTCCACACCGTGCATGGTCTCGTCGCCGACCGCTTCGCCGCCCAGCACGGCCGCATTAGGGATCAGCAGACCGCGATCATCGCGATGGGCCGGCTCGGCAGCCGCGAAATGACGGCCTCGTCAGATCTCGACCTGATCCTGCTCTACGATTTCGACAGCGACGAGCCGGACTCGGACGGACCGAAGTCGCTGCAGGGTGCGCATTATTTCGCCCGTTTCACCCAGCGCCTGATCAGCGCGTTCACGACGCGCACCAATTACGGCGTGCTTTACGAGATCGACATGCGGCTGCGCCCGTCCGGGCGCGCCGGCCCCGTCGCCTCGAGCCTTACCTCCTTCGCCGATTATCAGGCCAACGAGGCCTGGACCTGGGAGCACATGGCGCTGACGCGCGCGCGCGTGGTGTCGGCTTCGAGCGAATTCCGGGAGCGGATCGAGCGCGTGATCCGCGACGTGCTGACGCGCCGCCGGGACAGGGTGATCATCGCCAACGACGTCGCCGACATGCGGCACGCGATCGCGCAGGAAAAGGGCGAGAGCGACCATTGGGATCTCAAATATGCCGCCGGCGGCATGATCGACATCGACTTCATCGCGCAATATCTCCAGCTCGTGCACGCCCACGACAAGCCCGGGATACTCGACGTCAGCACGATGCAGGTGCTGGAAAATGCATGCAGGCTCGGCGTGCTCTCACAATCGGAAACCGAGGTCCTGCGCGCCGCGGCGCGGCTCTACCACGATTTGACGCAGATCCTGCGGCTCTGCGTCAGCGATCGCTTCAACCCGGAAACCGCCGGCACCGACCTTCAACGCGTGATGGCGCGCGCCGGCGATGCGCCGGATTTCTCCGCGCTGGAGGCCCGCGTGAAGGAAACGCAGGGCGAGGTGCGGCGCGTGTTTACGGCGCTGCTGCAAGGGTCGTCGCCTGCTTCAGCGAGGTGA
- a CDS encoding sensor histidine kinase has product MTAFGKLVRTTAFRLTLVYLLLFAMFAASLLGYFAWNTRRLITEEITQTVNSETSEINEIYGRRGMFGLVRTIEYRALRPGANLYLVTTPTGQAIAGNVGSLAPGVMATRGWSETAYRRIEDADDRDHRALVRVTELENGFRLLIGRDLAERRRLFSIVAKAAQWSVLIVVVLGLGGGVFVARRVLTRIDAMTGTAQRIMTGDLSGRLPVGRSGDELDRLAENLNAMLERIEALMAGLKEVSDNIAHDLKTPLTRMRNRAEEALARSGCEADYRAALERTIEESDGLIRTFNALLMIARAESGQARGNMDDFDAAEVAGGIHELYEPLAEDDGMTLKVRAEPTPVHANRELISQALANLVENAIKYGKPVAQTGGTVVSMDARQITIEAKREGDQVLLSVIDRGPGIPEADRKHVVERFVRLEASRTLPGSGLGLSLAAAVATLHGGELRLGDAQPGLIATLVLPARAGAGDRVAPPMQDVPQKVA; this is encoded by the coding sequence GTGACGGCATTCGGTAAACTCGTCCGCACCACGGCGTTCCGGCTGACGCTGGTCTATCTGCTGCTGTTCGCGATGTTCGCGGCCTCGCTGCTCGGCTATTTCGCCTGGAACACGCGGCGGCTGATCACCGAGGAAATCACGCAGACGGTGAACTCCGAGACCTCGGAGATCAACGAGATCTACGGCCGCCGCGGCATGTTCGGCCTCGTGCGCACGATCGAGTATCGCGCGCTGCGGCCGGGCGCCAACCTCTACCTCGTGACCACACCGACCGGGCAGGCGATCGCCGGCAATGTCGGCTCGCTCGCGCCCGGCGTGATGGCGACGCGCGGCTGGTCGGAGACGGCCTATCGGCGGATCGAGGATGCCGACGACCGCGACCATCGCGCGCTGGTGCGCGTCACCGAGCTCGAAAACGGCTTCCGGCTGCTGATCGGCCGCGATCTCGCCGAGCGGCGGCGCCTGTTCAGCATCGTCGCCAAGGCGGCGCAATGGTCGGTCCTGATCGTGGTGGTGCTCGGCCTCGGCGGCGGCGTCTTCGTCGCCCGCCGTGTGCTTACCCGCATCGATGCCATGACCGGCACCGCCCAGCGCATCATGACCGGCGATCTCAGCGGGCGCTTGCCCGTCGGGCGCAGCGGCGACGAGCTCGATCGCCTCGCCGAAAATCTCAACGCCATGCTGGAGCGGATCGAAGCGCTGATGGCGGGGCTGAAAGAAGTCTCCGACAACATCGCCCACGACCTCAAGACGCCGCTGACGCGTATGCGCAACCGCGCCGAGGAGGCGCTGGCGAGATCGGGCTGCGAGGCCGACTACCGCGCCGCGCTGGAACGGACCATCGAGGAATCCGACGGCCTGATCCGCACCTTCAACGCGCTGCTGATGATCGCGCGCGCCGAGTCCGGGCAGGCGCGCGGCAACATGGATGATTTCGACGCGGCCGAAGTCGCGGGCGGTATCCACGAGCTCTACGAGCCGCTCGCCGAGGACGACGGCATGACGCTCAAGGTCAGGGCCGAGCCCACACCCGTTCACGCCAACCGCGAACTGATCAGCCAGGCGCTCGCCAACCTCGTCGAGAATGCGATCAAATATGGCAAGCCGGTCGCACAGACCGGCGGAACCGTGGTCAGCATGGACGCGCGGCAGATCACGATCGAGGCGAAGCGAGAGGGCGACCAAGTGCTGCTCAGCGTCATCGATCGCGGCCCCGGCATTCCCGAGGCCGACCGCAAGCACGTCGTCGAGCGATTCGTGCGGCTCGAGGCCAGCCGCACGCTGCCGGGGTCCGGCCTCGGCCTCAGCCTCGCCGCCGCGGTTGCGACGCTTCATGGCGGCGAATTGCGGCTGGGCGATGCCCAGCCCGGCCTCATCGCCACGCTGGTGCTGCCGGCGCGCGCGGGTGCAGGCGACAGGGTTGCTCCTCCAATGCAGGATGTGCCACAGAAGGTGGCATGA